From one Chryseobacterium sp. 3008163 genomic stretch:
- a CDS encoding glycoside hydrolase 43 family protein, whose product MKINKPFYIVSLYGFIGLNLLSAQVNPAQKQQSTTFTNPIIWADAPDLSVTRNGDDFYLISTTMHLMPGAPVMHSKDLVHWEMSSYVFNTLNDNSKYDLLDGTVYGRGQWASSIRYHKGKYYVLFSPNDEPFKSYFYVTDNPETGNWKLITRTRHFHDASLLFDDDDRGYVFTSNKVFELSPDFKEVIGNPEGTVVFEKDSSETGLLEGNQIIKKDGKYYMMMISWPRGGKRRQEVYRADKATGPYEKKVILEDNFLGFSYAGQGALIDDKNGNWYSLIFQDRGGVGRVPILIPVKWENDWPVLGDNGKVPLKGEVPLPPFKPKNNIVESDEFSDKKLKIQWQWNHNPVNKAWSLSERKGFIRLKTNRIVDNIYAAPNTLTQRMEGTESSAIVALDLKGMKDGDVAGFSSFNGDSGILSISKEGNQKFLTFSTNQVSLDNKTKAITGVKKEEKKRVEIKSDKIYLRIEADFNLGKDLADFSYSTDQKNWTEMAKDYKMIFDYRRFFMGSKFAIFNYATKSIGGFVDVDFFRIKDFSTIK is encoded by the coding sequence TTGAAAATTAATAAACCATTTTATATAGTTTCTTTATACGGATTTATCGGGCTGAATCTCCTTTCAGCTCAGGTAAATCCTGCTCAGAAACAGCAGTCGACGACATTTACCAACCCTATCATTTGGGCAGATGCACCGGATTTGTCAGTCACCAGAAATGGCGATGATTTTTATTTGATAAGCACTACAATGCACCTGATGCCGGGAGCTCCGGTAATGCACTCCAAAGATTTGGTTCATTGGGAAATGTCAAGCTATGTTTTCAATACTCTGAATGACAATTCCAAATATGATTTGCTTGACGGAACGGTCTATGGTCGTGGTCAATGGGCATCTTCCATCCGTTATCACAAAGGGAAATATTACGTTTTGTTTTCCCCGAATGACGAGCCTTTCAAATCTTATTTCTATGTAACAGACAATCCGGAAACCGGCAATTGGAAACTGATTACCAGAACCCGACATTTTCACGATGCTTCTTTGCTTTTTGACGACGACGACAGGGGTTATGTTTTCACTTCCAATAAAGTTTTTGAATTAAGTCCTGATTTTAAAGAAGTTATCGGAAATCCTGAAGGAACGGTGGTTTTTGAAAAAGATTCTTCAGAAACCGGACTTCTGGAAGGCAATCAGATCATTAAAAAAGATGGAAAATATTATATGATGATGATTTCCTGGCCAAGAGGTGGAAAACGTCGTCAGGAAGTTTACAGAGCCGATAAAGCAACCGGACCTTACGAGAAAAAAGTGATTTTGGAAGACAACTTTTTAGGATTTTCTTATGCCGGGCAAGGTGCTTTGATTGATGATAAAAACGGCAATTGGTATTCACTGATTTTCCAGGATAGAGGCGGAGTAGGACGCGTCCCGATTTTGATTCCTGTAAAATGGGAAAATGATTGGCCTGTTTTGGGCGACAATGGGAAAGTTCCTTTAAAAGGTGAAGTTCCGCTTCCGCCGTTTAAACCGAAAAATAACATCGTGGAAAGTGATGAATTTTCAGATAAAAAACTAAAAATCCAATGGCAATGGAATCATAATCCAGTGAATAAAGCTTGGTCTTTATCCGAAAGAAAAGGATTTATTAGACTGAAAACCAATAGAATTGTTGATAATATTTATGCCGCCCCGAATACTTTAACGCAAAGAATGGAAGGAACAGAATCCAGTGCGATAGTTGCTTTGGATTTAAAAGGAATGAAAGACGGCGATGTTGCGGGATTCAGCTCATTCAACGGAGATTCAGGGATTTTATCGATTTCAAAAGAAGGTAATCAGAAGTTTCTCACTTTTTCAACGAATCAAGTCAGTTTAGATAATAAAACGAAAGCGATTACCGGAGTGAAAAAAGAAGAAAAAAAACGAGTTGAAATTAAATCTGATAAGATTTATCTCCGTATTGAAGCTGACTTTAACCTTGGAAAAGATTTGGCGGATTTCTCTTACAGCACCGACCAGAAAAACTGGACAGAAATGGCAAAAGACTACAAAATGATTTTCGATTACAGAAGATTTTTTATGGGATCAAAATTTGCGATTTTCAATTACGCAACGAAAAGTATTGGAGGTTTTGTGGATGTTGATTTTTTTAGAATTAAAGATTTTTCAACCATAAAATAA
- a CDS encoding alpha/beta hydrolase — MSKSIIFVLGFVLSGIFISAQTLDKQAPQGFDVEKKEIPHGKIDTINYESKTVGTQRKALVYTPPVFKKGNKYPVLYLLHGIGGDEKEWFKNGTPQIILDNLYAQGKLTPMIVVLPNGRAMKDDRATGNIMAKDKVKAFATFEKDLLNDLIPFIEKKYPVKKDRENRAIAGLSMGGGQTLNFGLGNIDKFAWVGGFSSAPNTKEPQKLLPNPAKAKELKLLWISCGDQDGLMPFSKRTSDYLTENKIPHIFYIEPGGHDFKVWKNDLFLFSQLLFKPIDQEEISNLLKSE; from the coding sequence ATGAGTAAGTCAATCATATTTGTTTTAGGTTTTGTCTTGTCAGGAATCTTCATTTCTGCACAAACGCTTGATAAACAAGCACCGCAAGGTTTTGACGTTGAAAAGAAAGAAATTCCACACGGAAAAATTGATACGATTAACTACGAATCAAAAACGGTAGGAACTCAAAGGAAAGCGTTAGTCTACACACCGCCAGTCTTCAAAAAAGGGAATAAATATCCGGTTTTGTACCTGCTTCACGGTATTGGTGGCGACGAAAAGGAGTGGTTCAAAAACGGAACACCTCAAATTATTCTGGACAATCTCTATGCACAAGGAAAACTTACGCCGATGATTGTGGTTTTGCCGAATGGCAGAGCGATGAAAGACGATAGAGCGACGGGAAATATTATGGCAAAAGATAAAGTGAAAGCTTTTGCTACTTTCGAAAAAGATTTGTTAAACGACCTGATTCCATTTATCGAAAAAAAATATCCTGTTAAAAAAGACCGAGAAAACCGTGCGATTGCCGGACTGTCAATGGGAGGCGGACAAACCCTGAATTTTGGATTGGGAAATATCGACAAATTCGCCTGGGTTGGCGGTTTTTCATCTGCTCCAAATACGAAAGAACCTCAAAAATTACTCCCGAATCCTGCAAAAGCTAAGGAATTAAAACTGCTTTGGATTTCCTGCGGTGATCAGGATGGATTGATGCCTTTCAGCAAAAGAACAAGTGATTATTTGACGGAAAATAAAATCCCACATATTTTTTACATAGAACCGGGCGGTCACGATTTTAAAGTATGGAAAAATGATCTTTTTCTGTTTTCGCAATTGCTTTTTAAACCTATTGATCAGGAGGAAATCAGCAATCTATTAAAATCAGAGTAG
- a CDS encoding glycoside hydrolase family 43 protein, with the protein MKKNIIKTILNGLLICYGGILSAQNPIIQTAYTADPAPMVFNDRLYVYTSHDEDDSTWFTMNNWKLFSTNDMVNWTDHGVILSYTDFDWAKRDAWAAQCIERNGKFFMYVPMISKTNNKGAIGVAVADSPFGPFHDPLGKPLVQSEWGDIDPTVFIDDDGQAHLYWGNPKLKYVKLNEDMISYSGDIVEVPMTEESFGKREGNPERPTKYEEGPWLYKRKNLYYLFWPGGALPEFIGYSTSESPQGPWKYGGIIMPAEGKSFTNHPGVIDFRGKTYFFYHNGALPGGSGFTRSVSVQELEFNKDGSISPFKMTNGITKAIATVNPYAFNQAEMISWSENVKSYQNKVAGVFIKAKKNGAYSSVKNIDFGKDGAITFSARVGTTHNGGVTMDVHLDSLDGPLAGTIKVPMTGGDDRFETVKINLTNKITGIHNLYFVFNGKAEKDIMFFDYWMFSK; encoded by the coding sequence ATGAAAAAAAATATCATAAAAACAATACTAAATGGTCTGCTGATTTGCTATGGTGGAATTTTGTCTGCACAAAATCCCATCATTCAAACCGCTTACACCGCAGACCCTGCACCGATGGTGTTCAATGACCGTTTGTATGTTTATACCAGCCACGATGAGGATGATTCTACTTGGTTTACGATGAACAACTGGAAACTGTTTTCCACCAATGATATGGTCAACTGGACAGACCACGGCGTGATACTTTCCTATACCGATTTCGATTGGGCAAAGCGTGATGCGTGGGCAGCACAATGTATTGAACGAAACGGAAAGTTTTTTATGTACGTCCCAATGATTTCCAAAACCAACAATAAGGGTGCAATTGGAGTTGCAGTTGCCGACAGTCCGTTCGGTCCATTTCACGATCCGCTGGGAAAACCTTTAGTTCAGAGTGAATGGGGCGATATTGACCCGACGGTTTTCATTGATGATGACGGTCAGGCACATTTGTATTGGGGAAATCCTAAACTAAAATATGTAAAACTCAATGAAGATATGATTTCCTATTCGGGCGACATTGTTGAAGTTCCGATGACCGAAGAATCTTTCGGAAAACGAGAAGGCAATCCGGAAAGACCCACAAAATACGAAGAAGGTCCCTGGTTGTACAAGAGAAAAAATCTCTACTATCTCTTCTGGCCGGGCGGTGCGTTGCCTGAATTTATCGGCTATTCCACCAGCGAAAGTCCACAAGGTCCGTGGAAATATGGAGGAATCATAATGCCTGCGGAAGGAAAATCTTTTACCAATCATCCCGGCGTGATTGATTTCAGAGGGAAAACCTACTTTTTCTATCACAATGGTGCGTTGCCGGGCGGAAGTGGATTCACACGTTCGGTCAGTGTGCAGGAATTAGAATTTAATAAAGATGGTTCTATTTCACCTTTCAAAATGACCAATGGGATTACGAAAGCTATTGCAACCGTTAATCCTTACGCATTCAATCAGGCGGAGATGATTTCGTGGTCAGAAAATGTAAAATCTTATCAAAATAAAGTTGCGGGAGTTTTCATCAAAGCAAAGAAAAATGGAGCTTATTCGAGTGTGAAAAATATTGATTTTGGAAAAGATGGCGCAATAACTTTTTCTGCAAGAGTAGGAACCACGCATAACGGCGGAGTTACGATGGATGTTCATTTAGACAGTTTGGACGGACCGCTTGCAGGAACAATAAAAGTTCCGATGACTGGCGGAGATGACCGCTTTGAAACGGTTAAAATTAATTTAACCAACAAAATTACAGGTATTCATAATCTTTATTTCGTATTCAATGGCAAAGCTGAAAAAGATATTATGTTTTTTGACTATTGGATGTTTTCAAAATAA
- a CDS encoding TIM-barrel domain-containing protein, protein MNFRKININAFIITMIIISGIEQNVSAQSYKKTDSGLSFSADKMNVEVKFYGPNTVRIIKYPSGKSFVKNSLSVIKQEQKTKFSITENKDILLIKTNNLQLSINTRNGEIVYNTLSGNELLKEKSSDFKPFNDAGNPTYSVTQSFQLEKEEPIYGLGILQNGKLSQRNQDIRMVQNNTWDFAPFFQSVKGYGVFWDNYSPTQFTDNTQKTSFASEVGEGVDYYFMYGGNADGVVAAMRDLTGNVPMFPLWTYGFWQSKERYKSQNEIVDVVKKYRDLKVPLDGIIQDWQYWGNNYQWNAMDFISPDFPDAKKMINDIHGMNAHLSVSIWSSFGPMTKQYREMDTKGMLFNFKTWPESGREVWPPDMNYPSGVRVYDAYNPEARDIYWKYLNKGVFSLGVDTWWMDSTEPDHLSQKPEDLDTKTYLGSFRKVRNAYPLMAVGGVYDHQRAVTSDKRVFILTRSAFAGQQRYGANTWSGDVNSSWESLRNQVPAGLNFTLTGNPNFNSDIGGFFAGTYKKGWNESSGSKNPMFQELYVRWLQYGTFTPMMRSHGADVPREIYQFGKKGDMVYDAVEKFIRLRYSILPYIYSVSWDVSKNQSSFMRPLAMDFAEDKKVWDINNEYMFGKSFLVAPVLNAQYTLEKIVKTNENEGWNKKEESKKEGLVSNVDFTQNKTVKVYLPSGSVWYDYWNNAKYKGGQEIEKKVNIQSIPLYVKGGSIIPFGPDVQYATEKKWDNLILKIYPGSDADFVLYEDEFDNYNYEKGDYTEIPMHWDDKSNTLTIDARKGKYTGMIEQRNFTVVLPDGKQKTVAYSGENVKVILK, encoded by the coding sequence ATGAATTTCAGAAAAATAAACATAAATGCTTTCATTATCACGATGATCATTATATCGGGAATAGAGCAAAATGTGAGCGCACAATCTTATAAAAAAACAGATTCAGGCTTGAGTTTTTCTGCGGATAAAATGAATGTGGAAGTGAAGTTTTACGGACCAAACACGGTGAGAATTATCAAATATCCTTCTGGAAAATCATTTGTAAAAAACAGCCTGTCTGTTATTAAGCAAGAACAAAAAACGAAATTCTCTATTACAGAAAATAAAGATATTTTATTGATAAAAACAAATAATTTACAACTTTCAATCAACACAAGAAACGGAGAAATAGTCTACAATACTTTATCAGGAAATGAACTTCTGAAAGAAAAAAGTAGTGATTTTAAACCTTTTAATGATGCCGGAAATCCAACTTATTCTGTAACCCAATCTTTTCAGTTGGAAAAAGAAGAGCCGATTTACGGTTTGGGAATCCTTCAAAACGGAAAATTATCTCAGCGGAATCAGGACATCAGAATGGTTCAGAACAATACCTGGGATTTTGCGCCTTTTTTCCAATCTGTAAAAGGTTACGGCGTTTTTTGGGACAATTATTCTCCGACTCAATTTACCGATAATACTCAGAAAACGTCATTCGCCTCCGAAGTTGGAGAAGGCGTGGATTACTATTTTATGTATGGTGGAAATGCTGATGGAGTAGTTGCTGCAATGCGTGACCTTACCGGAAATGTTCCGATGTTTCCTTTATGGACTTACGGTTTCTGGCAAAGCAAAGAACGGTATAAAAGTCAGAATGAAATTGTAGATGTGGTCAAAAAATACCGTGATTTGAAAGTTCCTTTGGACGGAATCATTCAGGATTGGCAATATTGGGGAAATAATTACCAATGGAATGCAATGGATTTTATCAGTCCGGATTTTCCTGATGCAAAAAAAATGATTAATGATATCCACGGAATGAATGCGCATTTGTCTGTTTCCATCTGGTCGTCATTCGGACCGATGACCAAGCAATATCGCGAAATGGACACAAAAGGAATGCTTTTCAATTTCAAAACGTGGCCGGAATCTGGTCGGGAAGTTTGGCCTCCCGATATGAATTATCCTTCCGGTGTGCGTGTTTACGATGCCTACAATCCCGAAGCAAGGGATATTTACTGGAAATATCTGAACAAAGGCGTTTTCAGTCTTGGCGTAGATACTTGGTGGATGGATTCTACAGAACCTGACCATCTTAGCCAAAAACCAGAAGATTTAGATACAAAAACCTATCTCGGTTCATTCAGAAAAGTAAGAAATGCGTATCCTTTGATGGCTGTTGGTGGTGTCTACGACCATCAGCGTGCTGTGACAAGTGACAAAAGAGTTTTTATTTTAACAAGATCTGCTTTCGCTGGTCAGCAACGATATGGTGCGAATACTTGGTCTGGAGATGTTAATTCTTCCTGGGAATCCTTGCGCAATCAGGTTCCGGCTGGTCTTAATTTTACCCTGACCGGAAATCCAAATTTTAACTCAGACATCGGAGGATTCTTTGCCGGAACTTATAAAAAAGGCTGGAATGAAAGTTCGGGTTCAAAAAATCCAATGTTTCAAGAATTGTATGTTCGTTGGTTGCAATACGGAACCTTCACGCCCATGATGCGTTCGCACGGAGCCGATGTACCGAGAGAGATTTACCAGTTTGGAAAAAAAGGAGATATGGTGTACGATGCCGTAGAGAAATTCATCAGATTGCGTTACAGTATATTGCCTTACATCTATTCTGTTTCGTGGGATGTTTCCAAAAATCAGTCAAGCTTTATGCGACCGCTTGCAATGGATTTTGCAGAAGATAAAAAAGTCTGGGACATCAATAACGAATATATGTTTGGGAAATCTTTTCTCGTCGCTCCTGTACTGAATGCCCAATATACCCTTGAAAAAATAGTAAAAACCAATGAAAATGAAGGTTGGAATAAAAAAGAGGAGAGCAAAAAAGAGGGTTTAGTTTCCAATGTAGATTTTACACAAAATAAAACCGTCAAAGTCTATCTTCCGTCCGGTTCTGTTTGGTATGACTACTGGAACAATGCAAAATATAAAGGCGGACAGGAAATCGAAAAAAAAGTCAATATCCAAAGTATTCCATTGTATGTAAAAGGTGGAAGCATCATCCCTTTTGGTCCCGATGTCCAATATGCGACAGAGAAAAAATGGGACAATTTAATTTTAAAAATTTATCCGGGTTCAGATGCAGATTTTGTATTGTATGAAGATGAATTTGACAATTATAACTACGAAAAAGGCGACTATACCGAAATACCAATGCATTGGGATGACAAATCAAATACACTTACGATAGATGCCCGCAAAGGAAAATATACCGGAATGATTGAGCAAAGAAATTTTACTGTTGTTCTTCCGGATGGTAAGCAGAAAACGGTAGCTTATTCAGGTGAAAATGTTAAAGTGATTCTTAAATAG
- a CDS encoding glycoside hydrolase family 43 protein yields the protein MIKKTVLKYTLNIGLMLTGFSLSAQNPIIQTKFTADPAPMVYKDTVFLYTSHDEDDAFGFKMKDWLLYTSTDMVNWTDHGVVASLKDFKWTDPENGAWAPQVIERNGRFYMYCPMPGQRGIGVLVADSPYGPFKDPIGKPLVKNSSDDIDPTVLIDDDGQAYLYWGNPNLWYVKLNKDMISADGPVVKDPSIAKVKGSPDPFHYQEGPWAWKRNGNYYMAYASTCCPEGIGYAMGKSATGPWEYKGMIMDSDKRSNGNHPGIIDYKGKSYVFGFNYNLGKQTISKHYERRSICVSELTYNADGTIQKLPFWNPEGVKRIATLNPYEKVEAETIAYSEGLKTEKMTEWERNNPYDTGKKITDRMVVSSINNGDYLKIQGVDFSKGTKFLEVSVASMNGGSIEIHTDAVDGPILGTVQVTGKAEGDLFKTIKSQVKNIKGVHDLYFVFKGSKDLFYFDWWKFSSN from the coding sequence ATGATTAAGAAAACAGTTTTAAAATATACTTTAAATATTGGGTTGATGCTTACAGGATTTTCATTGTCTGCCCAAAATCCCATCATTCAGACCAAATTCACGGCCGATCCTGCGCCAATGGTTTACAAAGACACGGTTTTTCTGTACACCAGTCACGACGAAGATGATGCATTCGGATTCAAAATGAAAGATTGGCTGTTGTACACTTCAACCGATATGGTCAATTGGACAGACCACGGTGTTGTTGCTTCTTTGAAAGATTTCAAATGGACAGACCCGGAAAACGGAGCTTGGGCACCTCAGGTCATAGAAAGAAACGGCAGGTTTTATATGTATTGCCCGATGCCCGGACAAAGAGGAATCGGTGTTTTGGTGGCAGACAGTCCTTATGGTCCGTTCAAAGATCCTATCGGCAAACCACTTGTGAAAAATTCGAGTGACGATATTGATCCGACCGTTCTTATTGATGATGACGGACAGGCTTATCTGTACTGGGGAAATCCCAATTTATGGTACGTAAAACTGAATAAAGATATGATTTCTGCGGATGGACCAGTCGTAAAAGATCCTTCGATTGCCAAAGTCAAAGGTTCGCCAGATCCGTTTCATTATCAGGAAGGTCCGTGGGCTTGGAAACGCAACGGGAATTATTATATGGCATATGCCTCAACGTGTTGTCCGGAAGGAATCGGTTATGCAATGGGCAAATCGGCAACCGGTCCGTGGGAATACAAAGGAATGATTATGGACAGTGACAAGCGTTCCAACGGAAATCATCCCGGAATCATTGACTACAAAGGAAAATCTTACGTATTCGGTTTCAATTACAATCTCGGAAAACAAACCATAAGCAAGCATTATGAGCGCCGTTCTATCTGTGTGAGCGAACTGACTTACAATGCCGATGGCACGATTCAAAAGTTACCTTTTTGGAATCCAGAAGGGGTAAAAAGAATTGCGACTTTGAATCCGTATGAAAAAGTTGAAGCAGAAACTATTGCTTATAGTGAAGGCTTGAAAACAGAAAAAATGACCGAATGGGAAAGAAATAATCCTTACGACACTGGCAAGAAAATTACCGACCGAATGGTGGTTTCGTCTATCAACAATGGCGATTACCTCAAAATTCAGGGTGTTGATTTTTCCAAAGGAACAAAATTCCTGGAAGTATCGGTGGCCTCAATGAACGGCGGGAGTATAGAAATCCATACCGATGCGGTGGACGGACCAATATTAGGAACTGTACAAGTGACAGGAAAAGCAGAAGGCGACCTGTTTAAAACTATAAAATCTCAGGTAAAAAATATAAAAGGCGTGCACGATTTATACTTCGTATTCAAAGGAAGCAAAGACCTTTTCTACTTTGATTGGTGGAAATTCAGTTCAAATTAA
- a CDS encoding MFS transporter, which translates to MQAPKNHNIRWFMLSLVFLATTINYLDRQVMGLLKPVLEKEFSWDEKDYSYIVMAFTTTYAIGYLAMGRFIDRVGTKIGYAVSLIVWSLASIGHGFVKSTVGFLIARSTLGISEAGNFPAAIKSVAEWFPKKERALATGIFNSGATVGAILAPLLVPIILAQYGWRETFVWIGALGLIWIVLWWRFYSIPEKTKKLSQEELEYIKSDQGGKTQEQSKVPLSEILKYKVTWSFAIGKILTDPIWYFFMFWLPAYFSDVFKMDMTKPSIPLIIIYSGTTIGSIGGGYLSSFLIKKGWAIGRARSFTMLLFALMVVPVMFSKYVDNMWLITIIIAFATAAHQGWGANLMTTVGDKLPNNYVSSVIGFGGMLGSAAGIVFPLFIGIVLDTFKKSGNINGGYNIIFFIAGVSYVAAWGIIWLINRKKTEIIIK; encoded by the coding sequence ATGCAGGCTCCTAAAAATCATAACATCAGATGGTTTATGCTGTCTTTGGTCTTTCTCGCTACCACGATCAACTATCTCGACCGTCAGGTGATGGGTTTGCTGAAACCTGTTCTTGAAAAAGAGTTCAGCTGGGACGAAAAAGATTATAGCTACATCGTAATGGCGTTTACAACAACTTACGCCATCGGATATCTTGCGATGGGTAGGTTTATCGACAGAGTAGGCACAAAAATAGGTTACGCCGTTTCCCTGATTGTTTGGAGTCTCGCTTCTATTGGACACGGTTTTGTAAAAAGCACCGTTGGGTTTTTGATTGCAAGAAGCACACTCGGAATCAGTGAAGCAGGAAATTTTCCCGCAGCAATAAAATCAGTAGCAGAATGGTTTCCTAAAAAAGAAAGAGCTTTGGCAACAGGGATTTTCAATTCGGGAGCTACAGTTGGAGCTATTTTGGCACCGCTTCTCGTTCCGATTATTTTAGCGCAATATGGTTGGCGGGAAACATTCGTCTGGATTGGAGCGCTCGGTTTAATATGGATTGTCCTTTGGTGGAGATTCTATTCAATTCCGGAAAAGACTAAAAAATTAAGTCAGGAAGAATTAGAATACATCAAAAGTGATCAGGGTGGGAAAACGCAGGAACAATCTAAAGTGCCGTTGTCCGAAATATTAAAATACAAAGTCACCTGGTCTTTTGCTATTGGAAAAATTCTGACCGACCCGATCTGGTATTTCTTTATGTTCTGGCTGCCTGCGTATTTTTCAGACGTATTTAAAATGGATATGACAAAACCTTCCATTCCGTTGATCATAATTTACAGCGGAACCACGATTGGAAGCATCGGCGGCGGTTATCTCTCTTCATTTTTAATTAAAAAAGGCTGGGCAATCGGAAGAGCCAGAAGTTTTACAATGTTGCTATTTGCTTTGATGGTCGTTCCGGTAATGTTCTCAAAATATGTCGATAATATGTGGTTAATCACCATCATTATTGCTTTCGCCACCGCAGCTCATCAAGGATGGGGAGCCAATCTGATGACAACTGTTGGCGACAAATTACCCAACAATTATGTAAGTTCTGTCATCGGATTTGGTGGAATGTTGGGTTCAGCAGCAGGAATTGTTTTTCCTTTGTTTATCGGAATCGTATTAGATACTTTCAAGAAATCAGGAAATATAAACGGTGGATACAACATCATATTTTTCATTGCCGGCGTTTCTTACGTTGCGGCTTGGGGAATTATCTGGTTGATTAACAGAAAAAAAACAGAAATAATAATTAAATAA
- a CDS encoding glycoside hydrolase family 43 protein — MEQNIMNWAFFRNKTNVLAAAALLSVSSISAQTFSDFSYRGNDKIYTNNPLKENEFYSPILQGCYPDPSITRKGDNYYLVNSSFSMFPGVPIFTSKDLVNWKQVGHVLDRPSQLKVEKGGVSAGIYAPDIKYNKNNDTFYMITTQIAGGIGNMVVKTKDPAKGWSEVQKLNFDGIDPAIFFDDDGKAYIVHNDAPPKGTEQYNGHRVIKIWDYDLEKDQVVAGSDKIIVNGGVDLSQKPIWIEGPHIYKKNGKYFLMCAEGGTGGNHSEVIFMSDSPKGPFVPAQNNPILTQRYFPKDRKDKVDWAGHADLVETPDGKYFGVFLAIRPNEKGRVNHGRETFILPVDWSGKYPVFENGLVPMKPKLKLPEGVKNQTGQNGFFPNGNFTYNDKLTDKNLDYRWIAMRGPRENFITTVKNGVKVTPFEANIKALAPISALFHRLQHEDFKTSVMLDFKPKSEKELAGITCYQSERFNYVFGITKKDKDFYIVLERTEKGESKLIASEKISLSKTVKFQVVGEKDDLNFNYSLDGKNFKNLGGPVSGDILSTDVAGGFTGSLIGLYSTSSNDIMPN; from the coding sequence ATGGAACAGAACATCATGAATTGGGCATTTTTTAGGAATAAAACCAATGTACTTGCAGCGGCGGCTTTGCTTTCCGTGAGCAGCATTTCAGCACAGACTTTCTCAGACTTTTCCTACCGTGGAAATGATAAAATATACACAAACAATCCTTTGAAAGAGAATGAATTTTATTCGCCGATTCTTCAGGGCTGTTATCCAGACCCGAGTATTACCAGAAAAGGAGACAATTATTATCTCGTAAACTCTTCTTTTTCAATGTTTCCAGGCGTTCCTATTTTCACTTCGAAAGATTTGGTCAACTGGAAGCAGGTTGGTCACGTTCTCGACAGACCTTCTCAGCTTAAAGTTGAAAAAGGCGGTGTTTCCGCAGGAATTTACGCTCCTGATATCAAGTATAATAAAAACAACGACACCTTTTATATGATTACTACCCAGATTGCTGGCGGAATAGGAAATATGGTCGTGAAAACCAAAGACCCTGCAAAAGGTTGGAGCGAAGTCCAGAAACTGAATTTCGACGGAATCGACCCTGCCATTTTCTTCGATGATGATGGTAAAGCTTACATTGTTCATAACGATGCACCGCCTAAAGGAACTGAGCAATACAATGGTCACCGTGTCATCAAAATCTGGGATTATGATTTGGAAAAAGACCAAGTTGTTGCTGGTTCAGATAAAATCATCGTGAATGGAGGCGTTGACCTTTCCCAAAAACCGATTTGGATAGAAGGTCCACATATTTATAAAAAGAACGGAAAATATTTTCTGATGTGTGCAGAAGGCGGTACTGGAGGTAATCACAGCGAAGTTATTTTTATGTCAGATTCTCCAAAAGGTCCATTTGTTCCTGCACAGAACAATCCGATTTTGACACAAAGATATTTCCCGAAAGACCGAAAAGATAAAGTAGATTGGGCAGGTCACGCCGATTTGGTGGAAACTCCTGACGGAAAATATTTCGGAGTGTTTTTGGCGATTCGTCCCAACGAAAAAGGACGTGTGAACCACGGAAGAGAAACTTTCATTCTTCCCGTAGACTGGAGCGGAAAGTATCCTGTTTTTGAAAACGGTTTAGTTCCGATGAAACCAAAATTAAAACTGCCGGAAGGTGTGAAAAATCAGACCGGACAAAACGGGTTTTTCCCGAACGGAAACTTTACTTATAACGATAAACTGACCGATAAAAATCTGGATTATCGATGGATTGCAATGCGCGGTCCTCGCGAAAATTTTATTACAACGGTTAAAAACGGCGTAAAAGTCACTCCTTTTGAAGCCAATATCAAAGCTTTAGCTCCGATTTCGGCATTATTCCACAGATTACAGCACGAAGATTTTAAAACTTCTGTAATGCTTGATTTCAAACCGAAATCTGAAAAAGAATTAGCCGGAATTACTTGTTACCAAAGCGAAAGATTCAATTATGTTTTCGGGATTACAAAAAAGGATAAAGACTTTTACATCGTTTTGGAAAGAACAGAAAAAGGAGAATCTAAACTGATTGCCAGCGAAAAAATTTCACTTTCAAAAACTGTCAAATTTCAAGTTGTTGGTGAAAAAGATGACCTTAATTTCAATTACTCTTTAGATGGTAAAAACTTCAAAAATCTTGGAGGCCCGGTTTCCGGAGATATTCTTTCAACCGATGTTGCAGGTGGATTCACAGGAAGTTTGATTGGTTTGTACAGCACGTCGTCTAATGATATTATGCCAAATTAA